CCCTTGGCGCAACCGGAGACGTGCAGCCGCGAGGCCGCGCCGATATTCGGAGCGAGCGCCGCCGCAAGCGCGCGGGTGTCGGCGTGGGCCTCACGGCAGCGCGGCGCGCCACTGCAGGCGATGACGCGCAGCGCTGGGTCGTAGGCCTCGGTGATCAGGCCGGACGCGGACGGCATCGTCCGCTTGCCTTCGCTCAAGACCATCCGCCACGGCGTCATCCGCAGCGCATGACCGCAACCGGACAGTTGATTGAGCGTCGCGTGCGGCATCTGCCCGAAGGCGACGCCGATCATGGCGCCTTGCGGATAGAGCCCGGGACGTGCGGCGGCCATGATGGGCGCGGACTCCGCATCGCCGCGCAGGGTTTCGGGCAATTCTGCGCCAGTCGCAAGATGCGCTGCCATCCGCCCTCGCCCATCCCTGACGCCGCCGGAGGCAATGAACCAGCTTGCGACAGCGAGCGCGGTGTTCACGGCTTCGCCGCGCCCGACGAGGCGGCCAAGCCTGGCACCATCCGCACGCACGAGGAGACCGCCGGCAGCGTCACGCTCGATCCGCACGTCAGCGGAATTGCCGGCGAGCACACGTGACTTGCCGTCATCGATGGCGAAACCGAATTTGGTCGGCAACTCGAGCCTGGAGTCCGCCAACGCCTCTTCGAGTTCGGCGGCGAGCGCCTGGGTCTCGTCGCCGTCGCGCCAGAACGGCGTGACCAGGATGTTGCGACGGGATTCGGTATCGGCGTCAGGGTCGAGCAATGTCAGTTGCGCAAGACCATCAAGCAGCAGCCGGTGGCCGGCCTCGCTGACGCCCCTGATCTGGAGATTGGCGCGGCTGGTCACGTCGATCAGACCATTGCCGTGGCGCTCGGCGAGATGCGCAAGCCCGGCGGCCTGCGCCGCATCGAGCCGGCCGCCGAATGGGCGCACGCGAACCACGAGCCCGTCACCCGATTGCATCGGCCGCAGCGCGCCAGGGCACCAGCCCTTCACCGAAGCGCTCATGACGCCTCCTTGAGCGCAGCCGCAATCGAATTGCGGCGCGTTCGCCAGAGCGAGGCCTCGTGCAGGCGCGTGAAGCAGGCTTCCATCGCAGCAAGCGCCGCCGGATTGTCGCGCGCCATGAAGGCACGGACATCGGCGTCGCCGAGCGTCGCATCATAATAGAGATCGAACAGATGCGGCGGCACGGCAGCAGCGAGATGGGCGAAGGCCGCCATGTGCTCCAGCGTCGCGGTGATCTCGGCGGCGCCACGAAAGCCGTGACGCATCATGCCGGCGATCCAGCCCGGATTGGCGGCACGGGCACGGACGACGCGGGAGATTTCTTCCGTCAGCGTGCGCGCGTGCGGTTGCTCAGGGCGCGTCGTGTCGAGATGATAGAGCGATGGCGCTGCTGCGCCGAGATGCGCTGCGGCCGCCGCCACGCCGGCTTCATGCGCGGCATAGTCGGCGGCGAGCAGCAGATCGGTTTCCGGTAGATCCTGGACGTGGACGAAGGCATCCGCGGACGCGAGCCGCTGCTCGATGCCGGCGCGATCGGGCTTGATCTCGCCGTCGGCGGAGAATGCCCAGGACGATGCCGACAGCCAGGCTTCGCCGGCAGCGTCGCGGGTCTCGGGCGTAAACGCATCCGGGACTGCCGAGAGGCCGACGCCGTATTGTCCGGGCCGCGGTGCAAACACGCGAGAGGCGCGGTGGAGATAGGGATTTTCGGCCCCCTCGTCTTCGCGCGATGCGAGCGCCTCGGCGGCGGCCTCGAACAATTGCGCGAGGCCTGCGAAGACATCGCGGAACAGGCCTGATACGCGCAGCGTGACCTCGATGCGGGGGCGGCCGAGCTCGGCCGGCGCAATGATGTCGTAGCCGGTGACGCGGCCCGACGCATGGTCCCAGCGCGGCGCGAGGCCGGCGAGATGCAGCGCCATCGCAAATTCCTCGCCCGCGGTGCGCATGGTCGCGGAGCCCCAGAGATCGACCACGAGGCCTTTCGGCCAGTCGCCGTGATCCTGAAGATGACGACGCAGCAGCTCTTCGGCGAGCTTGATGCCCTGCGCATGCGCCGACGGCGTCGGCACCGCGCGCGGATCGACGGCGAAGAGATTGCGGCCCGTGGGCAGCACGTCTTGGCGCCCACGATAGGGCGAGCCCGACGGGCCCGGCGCGACGCGCTGGCCTGTGAGTGCGGCACGCAGAGCATCGCGCTCCGCATCGCCGCAGGCGCCGCGGCCGAACACGTGCAGGCCATCGCCGAACTGGCTTTCCTTGAGATCGCAGACGAAACGATCGATCCGCGGGATCGCTTCGGCCGGTGCTGCCGAAGCATCGAGACCGAGATCGTCTTCGAGGCCGGCTGTGCGCGCCTCGTCGCGGATCGCGGCGATCAGACGCTGGCGGCGGGCGGGATCGAGACCATCGGCGGTCGAATATTCGTCGAGCAGACGTTCGAGCCGACGCAGGCTCTCCGGCACCGCGGATGCTTCCAACCGCGGTGGCAGATGGCCGATGGCGACGGCGCCTAAGCGCCGCTTGGCCTGCGCGGCCTCGCCGGGATCGTTGACGATGAAGGGATAGATAATGGGGAGATCACCGATCAGCGCTTCCGGCCAGCAGTTGGAGGACAGCGCCACGGATTTGCCGGGCAGCCATTCCAGCGTACCGTGCGCGCCCATATGCACGACGGCATCAATCCCCTGCTCGCGGAGCCAGAGATAGAACGCGACATAGGCATGGCGCGGCGTGCGGGCGAGATCGTGATAGTCGGTATCGCGCGTGGTCGCATCGCCGCGCTCGGGCTGAACCGCGATGATCGAGTGGCCGCATGGGACCGCAGCGAAGTGGAACGCACCATCGCGGCAGCTCGGATCGTTCTCCGGTGTGCCCCAGGCTTGCGCGAGATCATCCTGCAAGGATTTCGGTAAGCGGGAGAGCGCGGCGCGATAATCGGCGACGCTCCAGGTCAAATGTTGCCTGAGCAGCGTCTCGCCGAGCGCCGCGACGGGCGCAACATCGAAGCCGGCTTCAGTGAGATCGGACACCAGCGCTTCGACCGAGGCGAGCGCGTCGAGACCGACCGCATGCGCGATCTGGTGCGGACGGCCGGGATAGTTTGAGAGCACAATGGCCAGCCGCTTCTCAGCGGCGGGCTTCTCGGCAAGATTCCGCCAGGCCGCAACGCGGGCGGCGACGGCCTTCACACGCTCTTCATCCGGCCTGTGGGCCAGATGCGAGAACTGCAGATCCGGATCGCGCTCCGCAGCCGATTTGAAGCTCACCACGCCCGCGAACAGCCGGCCGTCGACTTCCGGCAGCACCACATGCATCGCGAGATCGCCGGGCGACAGGCCGCGCAATGACTCCGCCCAATCCTCGCGCCGCGCCGATGAGAGCGCGACCTGGAAGACGGGACATGACGCAGCATCGAATGGCGTCGTGCCGTCCTCACCGGTCGCCGAGAACGCCGTCGCATTGACGATTGCCGCCGGAGGACTTTGCGCGAGATGCGCCCGCAGCCAATCCGCAACGCCTGCGGCCTTCAGCGACGTCGCGAACACGCCATGCGCGTCAAAGCCATCGTTGCGTAGCGCCGCGATCAACGCATCGACCGGGCCGGTGTCCGCAGCGGTGAGATAGGAGCGATAGAACGCCACCAGCGCGCGCGGCTTGCGCTCGCCGCCGACCGGCGCAGCAATGACACCGCGCGCGGGATCGTAAAACCCCATCTCGGGGACGGTCGTCTCGCCGGCGACCGGCCCGGCGTAAAGTCCCGAGGCCAGCGCGAGCTGCGCGATCGCGGCTTGCGCCGCAACGGGACCACCGGTGTCGCACAGCACTTTCAGCCGGCGCAGCGTCGAGACCGGCAAGGTGGAGTGAGCATCGAGCCGCGTGTCGTCACGGCCGTCGGCCGGCAGCACGGCAAGCACGATACCGCGGTCCTTCGCCAGCTGCTGGAGCGCCGCGAGGCCATACGACCAGTAGGACTCACCGCCGATCAGCCGCACCAAAATGCCGCGCGCCCGCGACAGCGTGCGCTCGATATAGGTGTCGACCGACAGCGGATGACGGAGCTCCGCGAGGTTCGCCAGCCGCAGCGATGGCAGGTTGTTGCGGCCGCGGCGCCAGCCGGCCGCAAACGCCGCGAGATCCGAGTCCGAGTACGAGAGCACCACGAGATCGGCCGGGTCCTGGCCGATGTCCCTTGGCGTCGCGGTCTCCTCCAGACCGCGGCTCTCGCGGAAGACGACGTGCATCAGACTCCCAATCCCGCCTTGATCGCGGCCTCGTTGATATCGCCGTGCTCGCCGATCACGACGAGCTTTGATTGCCGCCCGCCGGTGCTCCAGGGCTTGTCGAACTGATGACGCACGCGCTCGCCGACCGCTTGCAGCAGCAGCCGCATCGGCTTGCCCGCGACCGCAATATAGCCCTTGGCGCGCAGCACTTTCTGCTCGCGCGCCAGCTTCTGGACCGACGCAACCAGCGCGTCGATATCGGTCACCTCAGGAAGATCGATCACGACGGAAGCGAAATCATCATGCTCGTGCTCCTCCTCGCCGTCGTGATGCGAGGGCCGCGCGGCAAGATCATTCTCGGCGGCAGCGCCGAGGCCGAGGATGACGCGCGCATCGATCACGCCATCGGTGATAGGCAGCATCGGCACGCGGCGCGGCATCTCGGCGGTGATCGCGGCCTTGGCGGCCTCGATGCCTGCGGTGCCGGCGAGATCGGCCTTGGTCAGCAGCACGATGTCGGCGCAGGCGATCTGGTCCTCGAACACTTCGGACAGCGGCGTTTCGTGATCGAGATTCTCGTCCGCCGCGCGCTGCGCTTCGACCGCAATCGGGTCCGGCGCGAAGCGGCCTGCGGCGACGGCCTCGGCATCGGCCAGCGCGATCACGCCATCGACCGTGATGCGCGAGCGGATCTCCGGCCAGTCGAATGCTCTAAGCAGCGGCTTTGGCAGCGCCAGGCCCGAGGTCTCGATCAGGATGTGGTCGGGCCGCACGGGCCGCGCCAGCAACTTCTCCATCGTCGGAATGAAATCGTCGGCGACGGTGCAGCAGATGCAGCCATTGGCGAGCTCGACGATGTTCTCCTCCGGGCAGTTCGCATCGGCGCAGGATTTCAGGATCTCGCCATCGACGCCCTCGCTGCCGAACTCGTTGACGAGCACGGCGAGCTTCTTGCCGTTGGGATTGGCGAGAAGATGCTGGATCAGCGTCGTCTTGCCGGAGCCGAGAAAACCGGTGACCACGGTAACCGGGACTTTTGCGAGCGAGTTCATTCTGCGGCCTCTGGCACGACGGCAATGGGAGGAATGCGGGCAAGCGACTGCTTGCGGAAGATCTCCGGACGGCTGCGCCACGGCACGAGGCCGTCCGGCGCAGCGGCATAGGCGGCGGCGCCCGCGACCACGTCCTGCGCGTGGGAATCCGACAGCCGGCCATAGACATACGACCAGCGGCCGGGCGCACTGAGCGCGACCGAGCAGCCCTGGCTGCATGCAGACAGGCATTCGACGGGAACCAGATTGACGCCGTCGGGCACGCCGGCCTCGAGGATTGCGCCATGCAAGCGCTGACCGGGCGTGACCTCGCCCTCGCCGAGCGTCTGGCCGGCGCGGCAGGTAATGCAGACATGCAGTGTGACGGTCATCGCCTCTTCCAGAGTATCAGCGGGAGGCGAAGAGGCCCACGAACCGTTCTTGCGAAGGCCCGTTTCCCCGTCGCGGAACACCCCGTCCGCCGGTCCAAAAATCGTCCGCGCTGGCAGGTCTCCCGGCTTGCGGAGCAGGGTTTCCCCTTCGATCCCCGCCTTCCCGATCCCCAGGGGATCAGTGGCTTTGGGCATCTCTCCGGTCACGGTCGCGGGGGCGGCTGCATTTTGGACCCAAATCTTGCCGATTCGGACCCTATCGCATTCCCTCTTCGCCTGTCATAGGACAGGAACCAACGCCGGGCCACCATTTGCCCCCGGCCGCCTCTTGTCAAGCCGAAGGACCGGGTACGATGACGCCTGAACCGGATACAAAAACGGCCGAGGAAACCGACGCCAAGCACGCCGCGAAAATGGCGAAGATCAAGGTCGCCCGCGACAAGATCATGGCGACCAAGAGCGGCGAAAAGGGCCTCATCATCGTCCACACCGGCGCCGGCAAGGGCAAGTCGTCCTCGGCCTTCGGCATGATCGTGCGCTGCGTCGCCCACGGCTTTCCCTGCGCGGTCGTGCAGTTCATCAAGGGCGCCTGGGATACCGGCGAGCGGCGCCTGCTCACCGGCCATTTTGGCGAGCTCTGCCAGTTCCACGCCATGGGCGAAGGCTTTACCTGGGAGACACAGAATCGCGCCCGCGACATCGCGGCCGCGCGCGCCGGCTGGGACAAGGCGAAAGAGCTGATCCTCGATGCGAACCTGCGCATGGTCGTGCTCGATGAGATCAACATCGCGCTGCGCTACGACTATCTCGACATCGCGGAGGTGGTCGATTTCCTGAAGACCTCGAAGCCGCCGATGACGCATGTCGTGCTCACCGGGCGCAACGCCAAGGACGAGCTGATCGAGATTGCCGATCTCGTCACCGAGATGACGCTGGTGAAACATCCGTTCCGCTCCGGTATCAAGGCGCAAGCCGGCGTCGAGTTCTGAAGATACCAGTTCTGAAAACACCATGACGCGCGCATTGATGATCCAGGGGGCCGGCTCGGACGTGGGCAAATCGCTTATCGTCGCCGGCCTCGCGCGCGCCTTCACGCGGCGTGGATTGCGCGTGCTGCCGTTCAAGCCGCAGAACATGTCGAACAATGCGGCCGTCACCGTCGACGGCGGCGAGATCGGCCGTGCGCAGGCATTGCAGGCGCTCGCCGCCGGCGTCGAGCCGCACACCGATATGAACCCGGTGCTGCTCAAGCCCGAGACCGATGTCGGCGCGCAGGTGATCGTGCAGGGCAAGCGCATCGCGACCGCGCGGGCGCGCGAATATGCGGCGATGAAGCCCTCGCTAATGGGCGCGGTGCTGGAGAGCTTTGAGCGGCTGAAGGCGCGTTCTGATCTGGTGCTGGTCGAAGGCGCCGGCAGTCCCGCCGAGGTCAACCTGCGCAAGGCCGACATCGCCAATATGGGCTTTGCGCGCAAGGCCGATGTGCCGGTCGTGCTGGTCGGCGACATCGATCGCGGCGGCGTCATCGCACAGCTCGTCGGAATCAAGACGGTGATCGACCCTGACGATGCCGCGATGGTCCAGGGTTTTGTCATCAACAAGTTTCGCGGCGATCCCACGCTGTTCGACGACGGCTACAGGCTGATCGAAGCGAAGACCGGTTGGCGCGGCTTTGGCGTGCTGCCCTGGTTCGCGCTCGCCGGCGAGCTGCCGGCCGAGGACGCGCTGGGCCTGAGCGACGCGCGCAAGCCGGGCCAGTGCAAGATCGCGTGCCTCGCGCTGTCGCGGATCGCCAATTTCGACGACCTCGATCCCCTGAAACTCGAGCCGGGCGTCGATCTCGTGATGGTGCGTCCGGGCGAAGCGATTCCCGGCGATGTGCGTCTCGTCATCATCCCCGGCTCGAAGTCCACCCGCGGCGATCTCGCCTTCCTGCGCGCGCAGGGTTGGGACATCGATTTGCTCGCACATCACCGCCGCGGCGGCCATGTGCTCGGCCTCTGCGGCGGCTACCAGATGCTCGGACGCAGCGTCGCCGATCCCGACGGCATTGAAGGCCCTGCGGGCGACACGCCGGGCCTTGGCCTTCTGGAGGTGGAAACGGTGATGAGTCCGCAGAAGACGCTAACGCGTGTTACGGCGGTGCATGCGGCGACGGATCAGCCGATCCAGGCCTACGAGATTCATATCGGCCGTACCGATGGATCGGATCGCGCGCGACCGTTCGCGAAACTGAATGGCGAGCCGGAAGGCGCGATCTCGCGTGATGGGCGCGTGCAGGGTAGCTATCTGCACGGCCTCTTCACGTCGGATGATTTCCGCAAGGCGTATCTTGCGAAGCTCGATATTCCCGCAGGCGACGAGCCCTATCACGCCAGGGTCGAGAGCGCACTCGATGCGCTGGCCGACCACATCGAAAAGCATCTCGACGTCGAAGGCCTGCTCGCGCTAGCGCGCTAGGACCTCGGCGAGGCGCGACCATTCGGCATCAACGCCCGGAAGCCCGAGGCGCAGCCATGTCGGGTTTTGCGCGAAGGCGCGGGACCAGATCTGGCCGCGCGCGAGTTTCTCCTGCGCGGCACGCGCGTCGGGCGTCTCGTAGAGACGAAACAGCGGTGCGCCGCCGACGAGCCGCCAGCCTAGCGCCTGCGCCATGTCGTCGAGGCGAACGCAGTCGCGGGCAAGTCGCGCTGACGTCGCCTTGGCCCAGGCATCGTCACGCAGGGCGCGGCAGCCGATCGCAATCGCAGCTCCAGAGACCGGCCAGGGACCTGACGCCGCCGCGAGATTGCTGATGTCGTCCGCATTGCCGATTGCGAAGCCGAGCCGCAGGCCGGCAAGGCCATAAAACTTTCCGAACGAGCGCAGGATCAGCAGCCCAGGCTGCGCCGCTTCTGAAGCGAGCGAGAGCTCGGGAACGGCGTCAACAAAACTCTCGTCGATGACGAGGTGCCCGACGCGCGGCAAGAGCGCGAGCAAATCCTTCGGCGAATAACGGCGACCGTCGGGATTGTTGGGATTGACGACGATGGCGAGGTTCGCCCCCGCCAGCGCATCGAGCGCCCTCACCTCCCCGACCTCCCATCCCGCAGCCGACAGAACGGCAGCATATTCGTTGTAGGTTGGCGCCAGGATACGCGCCCGGCCGCGCGGCGCGAGCTGCGGCAACATTTGAATGACGGCTTGCGCGCCGCCTGTCGCAACGATTGGTGCGCCTGTCCCATAGGCGTCCCCGGCCGCCTGATGCAGAGCCTCGATCTCGGATCGCGACGGCAACGCCTGCCAATGATGCGCGTCAATCTCGCCCACCGGATAAGGCAGCCGGTTGATCCCGGTCGACAGATCAATCCAGTCCTCCGCGCGTCCGCCGAAACGCTGCTGGGCCAGATCGAGATTTCCACCGTGCTCGCGCATCCCCTGTTCTTTCACGCGAAGGCCAG
This portion of the Bradyrhizobium diazoefficiens genome encodes:
- the cobG gene encoding precorrin-3B synthase — its product is MSASVKGWCPGALRPMQSGDGLVVRVRPFGGRLDAAQAAGLAHLAERHGNGLIDVTSRANLQIRGVSEAGHRLLLDGLAQLTLLDPDADTESRRNILVTPFWRDGDETQALAAELEEALADSRLELPTKFGFAIDDGKSRVLAGNSADVRIERDAAGGLLVRADGARLGRLVGRGEAVNTALAVASWFIASGGVRDGRGRMAAHLATGAELPETLRGDAESAPIMAAARPGLYPQGAMIGVAFGQMPHATLNQLSGCGHALRMTPWRMVLSEGKRTMPSASGLITEAYDPALRVIACSGAPRCREAHADTRALAAALAPNIGAASRLHVSGCAKGCAHSGAAAITLIATGAGFDLVRGGSTRDEPILRGLDCDDIIRDPSILMGGH
- the cobN gene encoding cobaltochelatase subunit CobN, whose translation is MHVVFRESRGLEETATPRDIGQDPADLVVLSYSDSDLAAFAAGWRRGRNNLPSLRLANLAELRHPLSVDTYIERTLSRARGILVRLIGGESYWSYGLAALQQLAKDRGIVLAVLPADGRDDTRLDAHSTLPVSTLRRLKVLCDTGGPVAAQAAIAQLALASGLYAGPVAGETTVPEMGFYDPARGVIAAPVGGERKPRALVAFYRSYLTAADTGPVDALIAALRNDGFDAHGVFATSLKAAGVADWLRAHLAQSPPAAIVNATAFSATGEDGTTPFDAASCPVFQVALSSARREDWAESLRGLSPGDLAMHVVLPEVDGRLFAGVVSFKSAAERDPDLQFSHLAHRPDEERVKAVAARVAAWRNLAEKPAAEKRLAIVLSNYPGRPHQIAHAVGLDALASVEALVSDLTEAGFDVAPVAALGETLLRQHLTWSVADYRAALSRLPKSLQDDLAQAWGTPENDPSCRDGAFHFAAVPCGHSIIAVQPERGDATTRDTDYHDLARTPRHAYVAFYLWLREQGIDAVVHMGAHGTLEWLPGKSVALSSNCWPEALIGDLPIIYPFIVNDPGEAAQAKRRLGAVAIGHLPPRLEASAVPESLRRLERLLDEYSTADGLDPARRQRLIAAIRDEARTAGLEDDLGLDASAAPAEAIPRIDRFVCDLKESQFGDGLHVFGRGACGDAERDALRAALTGQRVAPGPSGSPYRGRQDVLPTGRNLFAVDPRAVPTPSAHAQGIKLAEELLRRHLQDHGDWPKGLVVDLWGSATMRTAGEEFAMALHLAGLAPRWDHASGRVTGYDIIAPAELGRPRIEVTLRVSGLFRDVFAGLAQLFEAAAEALASREDEGAENPYLHRASRVFAPRPGQYGVGLSAVPDAFTPETRDAAGEAWLSASSWAFSADGEIKPDRAGIEQRLASADAFVHVQDLPETDLLLAADYAAHEAGVAAAAAHLGAAAPSLYHLDTTRPEQPHARTLTEEISRVVRARAANPGWIAGMMRHGFRGAAEITATLEHMAAFAHLAAAVPPHLFDLYYDATLGDADVRAFMARDNPAALAAMEACFTRLHEASLWRTRRNSIAAALKEAS
- the cobW gene encoding cobalamin biosynthesis protein CobW translates to MNSLAKVPVTVVTGFLGSGKTTLIQHLLANPNGKKLAVLVNEFGSEGVDGEILKSCADANCPEENIVELANGCICCTVADDFIPTMEKLLARPVRPDHILIETSGLALPKPLLRAFDWPEIRSRITVDGVIALADAEAVAAGRFAPDPIAVEAQRAADENLDHETPLSEVFEDQIACADIVLLTKADLAGTAGIEAAKAAITAEMPRRVPMLPITDGVIDARVILGLGAAAENDLAARPSHHDGEEEHEHDDFASVVIDLPEVTDIDALVASVQKLAREQKVLRAKGYIAVAGKPMRLLLQAVGERVRHQFDKPWSTGGRQSKLVVIGEHGDINEAAIKAGLGV
- a CDS encoding DUF1636 family protein is translated as MTVTLHVCITCRAGQTLGEGEVTPGQRLHGAILEAGVPDGVNLVPVECLSACSQGCSVALSAPGRWSYVYGRLSDSHAQDVVAGAAAYAAAPDGLVPWRSRPEIFRKQSLARIPPIAVVPEAAE
- the cobO gene encoding cob(I)yrinic acid a,c-diamide adenosyltransferase, with product MTPEPDTKTAEETDAKHAAKMAKIKVARDKIMATKSGEKGLIIVHTGAGKGKSSSAFGMIVRCVAHGFPCAVVQFIKGAWDTGERRLLTGHFGELCQFHAMGEGFTWETQNRARDIAAARAGWDKAKELILDANLRMVVLDEINIALRYDYLDIAEVVDFLKTSKPPMTHVVLTGRNAKDELIEIADLVTEMTLVKHPFRSGIKAQAGVEF
- a CDS encoding cobyric acid synthase; protein product: MTRALMIQGAGSDVGKSLIVAGLARAFTRRGLRVLPFKPQNMSNNAAVTVDGGEIGRAQALQALAAGVEPHTDMNPVLLKPETDVGAQVIVQGKRIATARAREYAAMKPSLMGAVLESFERLKARSDLVLVEGAGSPAEVNLRKADIANMGFARKADVPVVLVGDIDRGGVIAQLVGIKTVIDPDDAAMVQGFVINKFRGDPTLFDDGYRLIEAKTGWRGFGVLPWFALAGELPAEDALGLSDARKPGQCKIACLALSRIANFDDLDPLKLEPGVDLVMVRPGEAIPGDVRLVIIPGSKSTRGDLAFLRAQGWDIDLLAHHRRGGHVLGLCGGYQMLGRSVADPDGIEGPAGDTPGLGLLEVETVMSPQKTLTRVTAVHAATDQPIQAYEIHIGRTDGSDRARPFAKLNGEPEGAISRDGRVQGSYLHGLFTSDDFRKAYLAKLDIPAGDEPYHARVESALDALADHIEKHLDVEGLLALAR
- the cobD gene encoding threonine-phosphate decarboxylase CobD codes for the protein MREHGGNLDLAQQRFGGRAEDWIDLSTGINRLPYPVGEIDAHHWQALPSRSEIEALHQAAGDAYGTGAPIVATGGAQAVIQMLPQLAPRGRARILAPTYNEYAAVLSAAGWEVGEVRALDALAGANLAIVVNPNNPDGRRYSPKDLLALLPRVGHLVIDESFVDAVPELSLASEAAQPGLLILRSFGKFYGLAGLRLGFAIGNADDISNLAAASGPWPVSGAAIAIGCRALRDDAWAKATSARLARDCVRLDDMAQALGWRLVGGAPLFRLYETPDARAAQEKLARGQIWSRAFAQNPTWLRLGLPGVDAEWSRLAEVLAR